In the genome of Theropithecus gelada isolate Dixy chromosome 19, Tgel_1.0, whole genome shotgun sequence, the window TCATTCTGTCTCCATGTGGCCGTGCAGTGGCTCTTCCCGCCGCGGGAAACTCAGCGGGCAAGCTGGGCTCAGGGATACCCTGGCCTGGAAGCCATCTCAGCTGGTGGAGGCTGTGGCTCACACCCCGGCCTCCTGCCTTCTCCCTCCGGGACTCCCGGAACCTAAGCCTAAACTTACTGCACTAGCTAACACGCGTCACTGCTCCCATTTGACGAGGGAAACTGAGGTGTGGAGTAGTTCTGAACTCGCTCAAGGCCCTGTTGCCAGTAACTGGGAAagtgggattcaaacccagggacCTGCCCAGGCCCCCTGCTCTGAAACATGGAGGCTCCCTCCTGAGGGGCTGTGCCGGTCCCCGGAGAACCTGCAGAGGCACCGGGTCAGCAGCCCCCTGTGGGCCAGCACTCACCAGCCCGCACTCATTCAAGGCCAGGTTCTCGTCCTCCGACAGCTTCTGCCCTCCCGAGGCCAGCAGCTCAAAAGGCAGCCAGTCGCTCTGCAGGGCCTCCCGAACGAACCCGTACACTGCCCCCAGCCGTTCCCGGGCGTAGAAGGTccctggggagtggggaggtcAGCGCAGGTGGGGCCCAGGGCCCCCACCAACCCAAGCCACCCTCCCTGGGCGTCGCAAGTGCCCACCCTGCAGGAGGCAGCCGTCGGGGAGGCGCACGCGCAGCAGCGTGTAGGTGTACTTGCGCAGCCCCCGCTGCTCCTCCTTCTCCCGCATGGCCTTGGTCCGCAGCACGCTCAGCCGCTCCACTGCGTCGGACCTGCACATGAGGGCCAGGTCAGGAGCTGGCCCGGGTTCTCCCACCCCGCCCCACTCCGCTCCGCGGACACTAGGCCCACCTGAGCCTCTGCTCCCGCTTGATCTCCTCTGCCGTGAGGTTGAAGAAGTCCCCGGGCAGTTCGAACTGCGAGGCCAGCGGCGAGGGCTGGAAGACGCGGCGCTGCCGGTCCAGCTTGGCGCGCACGGGCTCCGCAGCCAGCAGCTGTTCCTTGTGCCTCTCCAGGCTCTGGGGCTGGGCCAAGGTGGTCTCACTCAGCACGTAGAACTCCTCGGGGTCCTCTACAGCGCGGCAGGACATGGGTGTCACTGTGCAGCGGAGAGACCCCCAAGCCGGGCCCTCCTGCCCCGAGGCCCCTTGTCCCCATTCGCCACTCAGCCAAGCCCTGTCCGCTTACCCTGATCCTGGATGGGAAGCAACACCTTCTGGAACCCAATGGCCTCAAAAAACTCGTGGGTCCCTTCCAGGCAGTTAATGCGCTCCTgggggtggagatgggggtcACTGGGGACCCCTGGCCTCCTCCATGGCCGGGCCACGCCCCACCCGGTCCAGAGGCCCTCGCTATTGGGAGCAGCTATTGACCCCTGTATGGGGCCCAGCCCTGGGGGTGCCTCAGTTCTAGGTGCAAACCTGCTTTTCTAAGGTGGGGGCTGTGGAGTCTCCACCAGCTCCGCACAGAGGAAAAAGTCACAACCGGGCACGAAGAGTGAGGCTGAGGAGCCAGATACTGCTGGGGCCTGAAGCGAGGCTAACACAGGCCAGGGCGGCCAGACCCTGCCGTTTCCCCCAGAAGAACCAGACATCTGGTTTGCATGAGAAACCTCCCCAGTGCCCACATGTTCCCAAACAAGCCCAactgaagaggaggaaaaggatgtGGGTGAGGAGAGGCAGAATTTGTTGATTTGAGGTGACTGGTGCATTAAAATCTTGCTCCCTATCTTGTCCTGCTACCTTCTACTGGCCGAATGCTTCAATGCTTGGGGCTCAACTCTCGCTAGCTCCTCCAGGGACTGCCTGGTGTGGGCCACCACCGGCTCCTGCAGGCcggctgcccccacccccagcctgggcCCAGGGCCACAAGGCACGCCCACCTGGAACACCTTGTTCTGCAGCTTGATCTTCCGGTACTTCTCCTCCTCAGGGTGCAGGTGGATGTTGTCCAGGTACCTGGGGTAGGTGGAGCGGGTGAGTGGGGCACAGCCCAGGCTGCCCGCCCGGCCCCTCTGTGCCTCCTGCCCCAGGTCAGTGGCTCAGCCACACTTGGCCTCTAGTCAGAGGGAAGAAGCGGCCCAGTGACCCCAGGGCAGGAGACCGTCTCCGGGTGGAAGGCATACCTCGCACACCCCACGGAGCCCACCCCTGGTGCCAGCAGGAGCCCCATGGAGCCCCTCACTGTCCCACCAGTCCTGGAAGGGCACCAGTTAACCACAGCGGTGGGGGAGCCACAGGGCCGGAAGAGTGGAGAGCCAGAGCCCGGGGGGCCGCAGCGCCAGCAGGGGGCTCCTGTGGGGGGCTCCCTCGGGGCTGGCGGGCAGCGTGGACTTCCAGGCCTGCCCCCAATCCTGAGACTCGGGGAGTGGGGTGGGACCCCGCCTCCTCCACATGCTCCCCGAGTGGTCCCCAAGGAAGCCAGGGTGGGCAACCCCTGATTCCGTAAACACCTTCATTTCACACATGGGTAAACAGACCCAAAGAGGCCCAGTCCTTTGCCCGAGGCCTCTGGGTGGAGCTGCCTCACTCTCGGCCTGTGCTCCCTTCCTAGCCCACCTCAGCAGGTCATGAGGGCACCAGAGAGGGTGACAGCCCCAGTGGGAAGGGTGCTGGGGCGAGCCGGAGGGGCCGGGCAGGGCAAAGGGGCCACGCGCTCACTTGGCAATGGTGTCCACGCCCAGCTTCACCCGGTCCCGGTCTTTGTTGAACGTGTGGATCTTCATGATGGAGGCAGCCACTGGGTCGGTGGAGAAGTGCTGGGAGGAGGGAAACAGGGAAAGCTGCTCACTGAGAACCCCGGCCACACGGCCCTCCGCTGCCCAGGTAACAGGGacaggaagaggaaggcagagcgGCAGCGTGGAGCAGCCCTAGCTGTGCACTCatcacagaaaggaaaagagagatccTCGAAGACCGCGGCCCTGCCCACACGCCAGGGCAGAGGCGACACGGCCAAGACGGAGCAGAACTCAAGTCTGCCCTTCCGCCTTCTCAAGGCTAGACCCACGGGACTTGGGGGCCGGTGTGACATGACAGAACTTTGCCTCACACTCTGGCTTTAGAACCCGACCTCAGTGCTGAGATCCACCAAGGCCGCTGCCCCTTACAGAACCTCCCGCCACCATGGATACCGCATCCCTCCTGATCTCACAGCCCCATGATGGACGTTCCGGAATGACTCCCGGCTCTCATGTCAAGAAAGAGACCTAGAGGCCCCTTGTCACAGGGATGGCAGGTGGCAGAGAGGGCACAAATGAGTCTGCAACCCTCAATGTCTGAAACTCAATGGCTGGAAGACGGatacccccagcccctgcccca includes:
- the UBXN6 gene encoding UBX domain-containing protein 6, encoding MKKFFQEFKADIKFKSAGPGQKLTESVGEKAPKQKSSQPAPRPPRQGPTNEAQMAAAAALARLEQKQSRAWGPTSQDSIRNQVRKELQAEATISGSPEAPGTNVVSEPREEGSAHLAVPGVYFTCPLTGATLRKDQRDARIKEAILSHFSTDPVAASIMKIHTFNKDRDRVKLGVDTIAKYLDNIHLHPEEEKYRKIKLQNKVFQERINCLEGTHEFFEAIGFQKVLLPIQDQEDPEEFYVLSETTLAQPQSLERHKEQLLAAEPVRAKLDRQRRVFQPSPLASQFELPGDFFNLTAEEIKREQRLRSDAVERLSVLRTKAMREKEEQRGLRKYTYTLLRVRLPDGCLLQGTFYARERLGAVYGFVREALQSDWLPFELLASGGQKLSEDENLALNECGLVPSALLTFSWDMAVLEDIKAAGVEPDTILKPELLSAIEKLS